In a genomic window of Streptomyces koelreuteriae:
- a CDS encoding VMAP-C domain-containing protein translates to MKSAEWHARIELHGQVAGAGFLVTPSTVLTCAHVVQDGDGPTVTFTELPGSPAVPARVVAHGGWSGSSTDLGDLAVLELDREMPIAPAALAPVDAALGTSPRKLVVYGFPAGFDEGTLAEYRVTAPQLIKREWLQLEAWHPGGQALAPGFSGAAVTLADTGEVVGMVTAAAGSRDVRNGRMMPTQVMARYWPGLESLVPTSDHASADRARLRGLVEKAARAGVDCDPARLYSAAADPFDPPPPEEGFASLWSAALFVLCELDGPGAARTVSRFADRLEALLHTPVVEPSAPDWSPILVELGHSGAGDGLVRVEVSAYSEGRRHPVDSGTVEQHRLHAYVRDRIEAAFRYLTPGADELVAFALPRDWLDWPVDLWESAPDDTTPLGCVYPLVVTDHARRKASTRHVLTRAWKRLDALPGARMHRVECGGPEEPGRLRMRMRRPDACLAGFGTAPAASRTRPHFDTSLTAPAPVIVWSRDGCDSGQEECAGADGCTGKAFLDALDACLSAVPPAELPRHILALREEADAEEDHWAHGIQLLWDDPRVFTDPHAVAAAHAGSPVSPVS, encoded by the coding sequence ATGAAGAGCGCCGAGTGGCACGCCCGGATCGAATTACACGGCCAGGTCGCCGGAGCGGGCTTCCTGGTCACCCCCAGCACGGTGCTGACCTGCGCCCATGTCGTGCAGGACGGCGACGGCCCGACGGTGACCTTCACGGAGCTGCCCGGCTCCCCCGCCGTACCCGCCCGGGTCGTCGCGCACGGCGGCTGGAGCGGCTCCAGCACCGACCTCGGTGACCTGGCCGTGCTGGAACTGGACCGGGAGATGCCCATCGCCCCGGCCGCGCTCGCCCCCGTCGACGCCGCGCTCGGCACGAGCCCCCGCAAGCTCGTCGTCTACGGCTTCCCGGCCGGTTTCGACGAGGGCACCCTCGCCGAGTACCGCGTCACCGCACCGCAGTTGATCAAACGGGAGTGGCTCCAGCTGGAGGCCTGGCATCCCGGCGGCCAGGCCCTGGCCCCCGGCTTCAGCGGGGCGGCCGTCACCCTGGCCGACACCGGCGAGGTCGTCGGCATGGTCACGGCGGCGGCCGGCAGCCGGGACGTGCGCAACGGCCGGATGATGCCCACCCAGGTCATGGCCCGCTACTGGCCCGGCCTGGAGAGCCTCGTCCCCACCTCCGACCACGCCAGTGCCGACCGGGCCCGGCTGCGCGGCCTGGTGGAGAAGGCGGCCCGCGCGGGCGTCGACTGCGACCCGGCCCGGCTCTACTCCGCCGCCGCCGACCCCTTCGACCCGCCGCCGCCCGAGGAGGGGTTCGCCTCACTGTGGTCGGCGGCCCTGTTCGTGCTGTGCGAACTCGACGGGCCGGGCGCCGCGCGGACCGTGTCCCGGTTCGCCGACCGGCTCGAAGCCCTGCTGCACACGCCGGTCGTGGAGCCGTCGGCGCCCGACTGGTCGCCGATCCTCGTCGAACTCGGGCACAGCGGAGCGGGCGACGGACTGGTCCGGGTCGAGGTGTCCGCGTACAGCGAGGGGCGACGGCACCCGGTGGACTCCGGCACGGTCGAACAGCACCGGCTGCACGCCTACGTACGGGACCGGATCGAGGCGGCCTTCCGGTATCTGACGCCCGGCGCCGACGAGTTGGTCGCGTTCGCGCTGCCCCGGGACTGGCTGGACTGGCCCGTCGACCTCTGGGAGAGCGCCCCCGACGACACGACGCCGCTCGGCTGCGTCTACCCGCTGGTCGTCACCGACCACGCCCGGCGCAAGGCCAGCACTCGGCATGTCCTGACCCGGGCGTGGAAGCGCCTGGACGCTTTGCCGGGCGCGCGGATGCACCGTGTGGAGTGCGGCGGCCCGGAGGAGCCCGGGCGGCTGCGGATGCGGATGCGGCGGCCCGACGCCTGTCTCGCCGGGTTCGGCACCGCCCCGGCCGCCTCCCGTACCAGGCCGCACTTCGACACCTCGCTCACCGCGCCGGCCCCGGTCATCGTGTGGTCGCGCGACGGCTGCGACTCGGGGCAGGAGGAGTGCGCGGGAGCGGACGGCTGCACCGGCAAGGCCTTCCTCGACGCGCTCGACGCCTGCCTCTCGGCCGTACCGCCCGCCGAACTCCCGCGCCACATCCTGGCCCTGCGCGAGGAGGCCGACGCGGAGGAGGACCACTGGGCGCACGGCATCCAACTGCTCTGGGACGACCCGCGCGTCTTCACCGACCCGCACGCGGTCGCCGCCGCGCACGCGGGGTCACCGGTGTCGCCGGTGTCCTGA
- a CDS encoding SAV_2336 N-terminal domain-related protein, whose protein sequence is MASDPERERPQPDRAGAASGAPGGGPSAVSDHAAGTRPPHADREARGGPSPVGDRTAGSRRAPADREAGRSPVARLAAALSAAGASPTPRELAELLWLAGLLEADGTSGEDPRPELPTPRTTPEEPAEADPPAAPVPPPPSEPPPTAPATDRVPLHLPAPRAPGPAEGDGTGGGSPLLAPAPPMLPHPLALQRALRPLQRKVPSPHLRVLDERATADRIARLGAHPDIWLPVLRPAPDRWLRLNLVHDIGPTMPVWRPLVSELHTALAQSGIFRTVTLHPATPDGRARQVPVLDDGRTVTLVVSDCMGPQWRPGEAGERWYRTLRHWARRMPLAVVQPLPEHLWPTTALPAEPGLLTAPSTAAPSATLAFAPYEATPAPDRALPLPVLEPGAPWLAHWAALVCDPGGVRTPGAAAWLPPAPAPPAEPVPDLASASPEDLVLRFRATASPEAFRLAGHLALAVPSVPVMRLVQRTVDRDPHPRHLAEVILSGMLAAAPGPPGSYEFRPGVRELLLRSLPRTARGRTREFLERVGGLIDERAGLAAGEFRAETDGGQNGSGPAFATVSEETVRRLGGPGLGTTRAEPERTAPEEAAGPTILFEADDLTGHPEARITLEYAVHEMLSRGALAAHQTDVRVRGNGYVVHTEPGTYVLPVLVAVVRWLPEVLTGLVDPPPLTVTFWDGPTPPEVTAPVNADLQVVVSPAVYEQFAGSSAAQGPRRFQPLYQGGATDTPPVAWYCPLSPSTAPEPEDRDLVRGPFITHDLRRLGIPAPGRTAVVHTQPDGPLTLLNPARPHGARPPRHVTYYEVDLTTRQSHHRVSLPSSGKGAFAAAVELSWHVDDPVAFVRGEVARVSEPLLEHLLEEAARITRRHPLRRAGAAQRAVNAGLRRWPVPGLSVTASVQLAPEGAALPAPQGPAPSARPLSALLGDAESVLLGFDGPVARLFSATTAREAALDLLALVAEHRDPKDTVGGAGPETFVHPLDVLRAFAHDRLGPLLRDRLDQLELLALPAAPTTHNCVPLVRALHDCGRRVSVVTDVGAPAVHRYLQPYHLPLAGVHGRGEDLALLTPHPDCLLRAMHSSGGAAATGVLIGSTVAELTAAQQAGLRFIGLARNATAARHLGEAGCETTVTSLAPLLEAARSLRS, encoded by the coding sequence ATGGCTTCTGACCCCGAGCGGGAGCGCCCTCAGCCGGACCGGGCAGGCGCCGCCTCGGGCGCCCCCGGCGGCGGCCCGTCGGCGGTCAGCGACCACGCGGCCGGAACTCGGCCCCCACACGCCGATCGCGAGGCGCGTGGCGGCCCCTCGCCGGTCGGCGACCGCACGGCCGGGTCCCGGCGCGCACCCGCCGATCGCGAGGCGGGGCGATCCCCCGTAGCCCGCCTGGCCGCGGCACTGTCCGCCGCCGGTGCGTCGCCCACACCCCGGGAGCTGGCGGAACTGCTGTGGCTGGCGGGCCTGTTGGAGGCCGACGGGACGTCTGGGGAAGACCCCCGGCCCGAGCTGCCCACGCCGCGCACCACGCCCGAAGAGCCTGCCGAGGCCGACCCCCCGGCCGCTCCCGTGCCACCACCCCCCTCCGAGCCTCCCCCGACCGCCCCGGCGACCGACCGCGTCCCCCTGCACCTGCCCGCACCACGCGCCCCGGGCCCCGCCGAGGGGGACGGAACCGGAGGCGGTTCCCCCCTGCTCGCCCCCGCACCCCCGATGCTGCCCCACCCGCTCGCGCTGCAGCGTGCCCTGCGCCCGTTGCAGCGCAAGGTGCCCTCCCCGCATCTGCGCGTGCTGGACGAACGGGCGACGGCCGACCGGATCGCCCGGCTCGGCGCCCACCCCGACATCTGGCTCCCGGTGCTGCGCCCGGCCCCCGACCGCTGGCTGCGGCTGAACCTCGTGCACGACATCGGCCCCACCATGCCGGTCTGGCGCCCTCTGGTGAGCGAACTGCACACGGCCCTCGCCCAGTCGGGCATCTTCCGTACGGTCACCCTGCATCCGGCCACACCCGACGGCCGGGCCCGCCAGGTCCCCGTCCTCGACGACGGCCGTACGGTCACCCTCGTCGTCAGCGACTGCATGGGCCCGCAGTGGCGCCCCGGCGAGGCGGGCGAGCGCTGGTACCGCACACTGCGGCACTGGGCCCGCCGCATGCCGCTCGCCGTGGTCCAGCCCCTGCCGGAACACCTCTGGCCGACCACGGCACTCCCCGCCGAACCGGGCCTGCTGACCGCGCCGTCCACGGCGGCGCCCTCGGCGACCCTCGCCTTCGCCCCGTACGAAGCCACGCCCGCCCCCGACCGGGCCCTGCCCCTGCCGGTGCTGGAACCGGGCGCGCCCTGGCTCGCCCACTGGGCGGCCCTGGTCTGCGACCCCGGCGGCGTCCGCACCCCGGGCGCGGCGGCCTGGCTGCCGCCCGCCCCCGCGCCACCCGCCGAACCGGTCCCCGACCTCGCCTCGGCGTCCCCGGAGGACCTGGTGCTGCGCTTTCGCGCGACCGCGTCCCCGGAGGCCTTCCGTCTCGCGGGGCATCTCGCGCTGGCGGTGCCCTCGGTGCCGGTGATGCGCCTCGTCCAGCGCACCGTGGACCGCGACCCGCACCCCCGGCATCTCGCCGAGGTGATCCTCAGCGGCATGCTCGCGGCAGCCCCGGGCCCGCCCGGCTCCTACGAATTCCGGCCCGGCGTACGGGAGTTGCTGCTGCGCTCCCTGCCGCGCACGGCCCGGGGCCGGACCCGGGAGTTCCTCGAACGGGTCGGCGGTCTGATCGACGAACGCGCGGGGCTCGCGGCCGGGGAGTTCCGGGCCGAGACGGACGGCGGACAGAACGGCTCGGGCCCGGCGTTCGCGACGGTGAGCGAGGAGACGGTACGGCGGCTGGGCGGGCCGGGCCTCGGGACCACCCGGGCCGAACCGGAGCGGACGGCGCCCGAAGAGGCCGCCGGCCCCACGATCCTCTTCGAGGCAGACGACCTCACCGGTCACCCCGAGGCGCGCATCACCCTCGAGTACGCGGTGCACGAGATGCTCTCCCGGGGCGCCCTCGCCGCCCACCAGACCGACGTCCGGGTCCGCGGCAACGGCTACGTGGTCCACACCGAGCCCGGCACCTACGTCCTGCCCGTGCTGGTCGCGGTGGTGCGCTGGCTTCCCGAGGTGCTGACCGGGCTCGTGGACCCGCCACCCCTCACCGTGACGTTCTGGGACGGACCCACCCCGCCGGAGGTGACGGCGCCCGTGAACGCCGACCTCCAGGTGGTCGTCTCCCCTGCCGTGTACGAGCAGTTCGCCGGCAGCTCGGCGGCCCAGGGGCCCCGGCGCTTCCAGCCGCTCTACCAGGGCGGCGCCACGGACACCCCGCCCGTCGCCTGGTACTGCCCGCTGTCCCCCTCCACGGCCCCGGAACCCGAGGACCGCGACCTGGTGCGGGGGCCCTTCATCACCCACGATCTGCGCCGGCTCGGCATACCGGCCCCGGGGCGCACGGCCGTCGTCCACACCCAGCCGGACGGGCCGCTCACCCTCCTCAACCCCGCCAGGCCGCACGGCGCCCGGCCACCGCGGCACGTCACGTACTACGAGGTGGACCTCACCACGCGCCAGTCCCACCACCGGGTCTCCCTGCCCAGCTCCGGCAAGGGCGCCTTCGCCGCCGCGGTCGAGCTGTCCTGGCACGTGGACGATCCGGTCGCCTTCGTGCGCGGCGAGGTCGCCCGGGTGTCGGAGCCGCTGCTGGAGCATCTGCTGGAGGAGGCGGCCAGGATCACCCGTAGGCATCCGCTGCGCCGGGCGGGCGCGGCCCAGCGCGCGGTCAACGCCGGGCTGCGCCGCTGGCCCGTGCCGGGGCTGTCGGTGACGGCGTCGGTGCAGCTCGCCCCGGAGGGGGCGGCCCTGCCCGCGCCGCAGGGCCCGGCCCCGTCGGCGCGCCCGCTGTCCGCTCTCCTCGGCGACGCCGAGAGCGTGCTGCTGGGCTTCGACGGTCCGGTGGCCCGCCTGTTCTCGGCGACCACCGCGCGCGAGGCCGCCCTCGACCTGCTCGCCCTGGTCGCCGAGCACCGCGACCCGAAGGACACCGTGGGCGGGGCGGGTCCGGAGACGTTCGTCCATCCGCTGGACGTCCTGCGGGCGTTCGCCCACGACCGGCTCGGCCCGCTGCTCCGGGACCGCCTGGACCAGCTCGAACTGCTGGCGCTCCCCGCCGCGCCGACCACCCACAACTGTGTGCCGCTGGTCCGCGCCCTGCACGACTGCGGACGCCGTGTCAGCGTGGTCACGGACGTGGGCGCCCCGGCCGTCCACCGCTACCTTCAGCCCTACCACCTCCCCCTGGCCGGGGTCCACGGCCGCGGCGAGGACCTCGCCCTGCTGACCCCGCACCCCGACTGTCTCCTGCGCGCGATGCACTCCTCCGGCGGCGCGGCCGCGACCGGTGTGCTCATCGGCTCCACGGTCGCCGAACTCACCGCCGCCCAGCAGGCCGGCCTGCGCTTCATCGGCCTCGCCCGCAACGCCACGGCCGCCCGGCACCTCGGCGAGGCGGGCTGCGAGACCACCGTCACCTCCCTGGCCCCCCTCCTGGAGGCCGCGCGCTCGCTGCGGTCGTAG
- a CDS encoding AAA family ATPase, translating to MPHWSVYTGRNEPHDGIDHLPVPPPWRDFDGGPALPPPGDADDATAVSPDRLHRAKSYVATAESVRLVNAALCLRRPLLVTGPPGTGKSSLAYAVARELRLGPVLRWNITSRSSLSDGLYQYDPLSRLYAARERQGREERDRPAAGDVEDHLRLGPLGTALLPYDRPRALLVDEIDKSDLDLPNDLLNVLEEGQYEIPELVRAARHSDDTAAEVLADGTDTPVAVRRGRVRCRAFPFVVLTSNGEREFPPAFLRRCVRLKLRRPDREQLTEIVRAHLDTPDAAADRLITRFLERAGGGELATDQLLNALYLTGVSGLDAASRDDLAEQLMPYLSATADGDGF from the coding sequence ATGCCGCACTGGTCGGTCTACACCGGCAGGAACGAGCCGCACGACGGCATCGACCACCTCCCCGTCCCCCCGCCCTGGCGCGACTTCGACGGCGGGCCCGCCCTGCCGCCGCCCGGCGACGCCGACGACGCCACAGCCGTCTCGCCCGACCGCCTGCACCGGGCCAAGTCCTATGTGGCCACGGCGGAGAGCGTCCGGCTCGTCAACGCCGCGCTGTGCCTGCGCCGCCCCCTGCTCGTCACCGGCCCGCCCGGCACGGGCAAGTCCTCACTGGCGTACGCAGTGGCGCGCGAGCTGCGGCTCGGCCCGGTGCTGCGCTGGAACATCACCAGCCGCAGCTCCCTGTCCGACGGCCTCTACCAGTACGACCCGCTGTCCCGGCTGTACGCGGCCCGGGAGCGGCAGGGCCGGGAAGAGCGGGACCGTCCGGCCGCCGGCGATGTCGAGGACCATCTGCGCCTCGGCCCGCTCGGCACGGCCCTGCTCCCCTACGACCGGCCCCGGGCCCTGCTCGTCGACGAGATCGACAAGAGCGACCTCGACCTGCCGAACGACCTGCTGAACGTCCTGGAGGAGGGCCAGTACGAGATCCCCGAACTGGTCCGCGCCGCCCGCCACTCGGACGATACGGCGGCCGAGGTCCTCGCCGACGGCACCGACACCCCCGTCGCCGTCCGGCGCGGCCGGGTCCGCTGCCGGGCCTTCCCGTTCGTCGTACTGACCAGCAACGGCGAACGCGAGTTCCCGCCCGCCTTCCTGCGCCGCTGCGTCCGGCTGAAGCTGCGCCGCCCCGACCGCGAGCAGCTCACCGAGATCGTCCGCGCCCACCTCGACACCCCGGACGCCGCCGCCGACCGTCTCATCACCCGCTTCCTGGAGCGTGCGGGCGGCGGCGAACTCGCCACCGACCAGCTCCTGAACGCCCTCTACCTCACCGGAGTCTCCGGCCTGGACGCGGCGTCCCGTGACGACCTCGCCGAGCAGCTGATGCCGTATCTCAGCGCGACGGCCGACGGCGATGGCTTCTGA
- a CDS encoding CU044_2847 family protein: MDGLVEFRTGDGAVVAVEGTEERSGSRLVSRGDGTVQATRTFEGALDGVRSAAESALRVFRDGSLKPDGVEIEFGVKLSAEAGAFIAKGTAEGHLVVKLSWSPAAPEAGAREADAAS; the protein is encoded by the coding sequence GTGGACGGGTTGGTCGAATTCAGGACCGGTGACGGTGCCGTGGTCGCGGTCGAGGGGACGGAGGAGCGGTCCGGCTCCCGACTGGTCTCCCGAGGCGACGGCACGGTCCAGGCGACCCGTACGTTCGAGGGCGCCCTGGACGGGGTGCGCTCCGCCGCCGAGTCCGCGCTGCGCGTCTTCCGGGACGGCTCGCTGAAGCCGGACGGTGTGGAGATCGAGTTCGGGGTGAAGCTGTCCGCCGAGGCGGGCGCGTTCATCGCCAAGGGGACCGCCGAGGGGCATCTCGTGGTCAAGCTGTCCTGGTCCCCGGCCGCACCGGAGGCCGGTGCTCGGGAGGCCGACGCCGCCTCATGA
- a CDS encoding rod shape-determining protein, translating into MTASLEQLRRCHFAVDLGAARTRVYVKGAGLVVDQPSAAAVNTRTGALIAVGELAEKMTGRTPHYIRVVRPVSGGTVVDIEMAQRMLRHLLGDKMRRSLRRKPILRAAACTPHDADPLAQRAAIETLVGLGARRVELVDTLIAAAVGCGLPVEQPEATMIMVCGAAATQVAVLSLGAIVTAERIPVGGEAVDHAIVQHLRHQHELMLPSQSVRPLQLALSGNGLTPHGPASTEIHGRDVATGLARSVQVDTAAVRDAIQTPLTAILDGIGKVLRDCPPDLVADLGERGIMMVGGSALLPGLDEMLREATGMPVRIAERPDVCAVQGLGAMLEGKIEPLALDPLGA; encoded by the coding sequence ATGACCGCCAGTCTGGAGCAGTTGCGCCGCTGCCACTTCGCCGTCGACCTGGGTGCGGCCCGTACGCGCGTCTACGTCAAGGGCGCCGGGCTCGTCGTCGACCAGCCGTCCGCCGCCGCCGTGAACACCCGCACCGGCGCCCTGATCGCGGTCGGCGAGCTCGCCGAGAAGATGACGGGCCGTACACCGCACTACATCCGGGTGGTCCGGCCGGTCTCCGGCGGCACGGTCGTGGACATCGAGATGGCCCAGCGCATGCTGCGGCACCTGCTCGGCGACAAGATGCGCCGCAGCCTGCGCCGCAAGCCGATCCTGCGCGCCGCGGCCTGCACCCCGCACGACGCCGATCCGCTGGCCCAGCGCGCCGCGATCGAGACCCTGGTCGGTCTCGGGGCCCGCCGGGTGGAGCTGGTCGACACGCTGATCGCCGCCGCCGTCGGCTGCGGGCTGCCCGTGGAGCAGCCCGAGGCCACCATGATCATGGTGTGCGGGGCGGCGGCCACGCAGGTGGCCGTGCTGTCCCTGGGCGCGATCGTCACCGCGGAGCGCATTCCGGTGGGCGGCGAGGCCGTCGACCACGCGATCGTGCAGCACCTGCGTCACCAGCACGAGCTGATGCTGCCGAGCCAGTCCGTACGGCCGTTGCAGCTGGCCCTGTCCGGCAACGGCCTCACCCCGCACGGCCCGGCTTCCACGGAGATCCACGGCAGGGACGTCGCCACCGGCCTGGCCCGCTCGGTCCAGGTCGACACCGCCGCCGTACGGGACGCCATCCAGACGCCGCTCACCGCGATCCTCGACGGCATCGGCAAGGTGCTGCGGGACTGCCCGCCCGACCTGGTCGCCGACCTGGGCGAACGGGGCATCATGATGGTCGGCGGCAGCGCCCTGCTGCCGGGCCTGGACGAGATGCTGCGCGAGGCGACCGGGATGCCCGTGCGCATCGCCGAGCGCCCGGACGTGTGTGCCGTACAGGGCCTCGGCGCCATGCTGGAGGGCAAGATCGAACCGCTGGCGCTGGATCCGCTGGGCGCCTGA
- a CDS encoding carboxyl transferase domain-containing protein has translation MSDRPLSDQATGRHSAREIVTLVTDDSTFAELPLSIRNPRPDGPLAWPGYDASLARAAERTGEQESVVCGTARIGGARAVLIAFEFGFLGGSLGQRTGDLLEAAYTYAREHRLPVVPLVATGGSRMQEGMLALTQLQRVARQSALTREAGLAQVAVVRDPTTGGGWATLGAGADVVLALPGAQVGFAGSRVRPADADPAAYTAEAQLAAGAVDAVVRPEELREALGRWLPLLTSPSGTPAPPPEPLGGSGGLPGTGWDAVRRARSPRRPRAAAYLDAYFTHRVAISGDRCGGTDPDGMLCGFGEHRGRTVAYAAQTGTATRPAGYRTAARLIRLADRLGIPVLTLVDTPGAANDAEAEREGAGAAIADLFVAVAGARTPVTSLVIGEGGSGGALALAAPGNTWATADSYFSVIAPELAAAILKRPPREVEPTADQLRIRPQDLVELGVIRGTVGP, from the coding sequence ATGAGTGACCGGCCGCTGAGTGACCAGGCGACCGGCCGCCATTCGGCTCGCGAGATCGTCACCCTCGTCACCGACGACTCCACCTTCGCCGAACTCCCCCTGTCCATAAGGAACCCCAGGCCGGACGGCCCGCTCGCCTGGCCGGGCTACGACGCCTCCCTCGCCCGTGCCGCCGAACGCACGGGCGAGCAGGAGTCCGTGGTCTGCGGCACCGCCCGGATCGGCGGTGCCCGGGCCGTGCTGATCGCGTTCGAGTTCGGCTTCCTCGGCGGCTCCCTGGGACAGCGCACCGGCGACCTGCTGGAGGCGGCGTACACGTACGCCCGTGAACACCGTCTCCCGGTGGTGCCGCTGGTCGCCACCGGCGGCAGCCGGATGCAGGAGGGCATGCTCGCGCTGACCCAGCTCCAGCGGGTGGCCCGGCAGTCGGCGCTCACCCGGGAGGCCGGACTGGCGCAGGTCGCCGTGGTGCGCGACCCGACGACCGGGGGCGGCTGGGCCACCCTCGGCGCGGGCGCGGACGTGGTCCTCGCGCTGCCCGGGGCGCAGGTCGGCTTCGCCGGCTCCCGGGTGCGGCCGGCGGACGCGGACCCGGCGGCGTACACGGCCGAGGCGCAGCTCGCGGCGGGGGCGGTGGACGCGGTCGTACGGCCGGAGGAGCTGCGCGAGGCGCTGGGGCGGTGGCTGCCGCTGCTGACGTCCCCGTCCGGCACGCCCGCCCCGCCACCGGAACCGCTCGGGGGCAGCGGGGGCCTGCCCGGCACCGGCTGGGACGCCGTACGGCGTGCCCGCTCGCCCCGGCGGCCGCGCGCCGCCGCCTATCTGGACGCCTACTTCACCCATCGGGTCGCGATCAGCGGCGACCGCTGCGGCGGCACCGACCCGGACGGCATGCTGTGCGGGTTCGGTGAACATCGGGGCCGTACGGTCGCGTACGCGGCGCAGACCGGGACCGCGACCCGCCCGGCCGGTTATCGCACCGCCGCCCGGCTGATCCGGCTCGCGGACCGGCTCGGCATCCCGGTGCTGACCCTCGTCGACACCCCGGGCGCCGCCAACGACGCGGAGGCGGAGCGGGAGGGCGCGGGTGCGGCGATCGCCGATCTGTTCGTGGCGGTGGCGGGTGCCCGTACGCCGGTGACGTCGCTGGTGATCGGCGAGGGCGGCTCCGGTGGCGCGCTGGCCCTGGCCGCGCCGGGCAACACCTGGGCCACGGCGGACAGTTACTTCTCGGTGATCGCCCCGGAGCTCGCGGCGGCCATTCTCAAGCGTCCGCCGCGCGAGGTGGAGCCGACGGCGGACCAGCTCCGCATCCGGCCGCAGGATCTGGTGGAGCTGGGGGTGATCCGGGGGACGGTGGGTCCGTAG
- a CDS encoding acyl-CoA synthetase, whose product MPPLFPALTEAPADRPALRFGERSLTYGELAAAAGALTGRIGEARRVAVWATPTMETAVAVVAALLAGIPAVPLNPKSGEKELGHILSDSAPDLVLTAPEDQLPSPVRDLPRLDVDVDIDLHGTGPAPAAVEKHADDTAPALIVYTSGTTGPPKGAVIPRRAISSTLDALADAWQWSGDDVLVHGLPLFHVHGLVLGTLGPLRRGGSVRHLGRFSTQGVARELAGGATMLFGVPTMYHRIAEAVTSDPDLVKALTGARLLVSGSAALPVHDHGRIATATGRRVIERYGMTETLMNTSVRADGEARPGTVGVPLPGVELRLVEEDGSEVGAYDGETVGEIQVRGPNLFTEYLNRPDATAAAFTSDGWFRTGDMAVRDPDGYVRIVGRKATDLIKSGGYKIGAGEIENALLEHPGVREAAVTGEPDPDLGERIVAWIVPADPQSPPALAELADHVAQRLAPHKRPRVVHHLNALPRNDMGKIMKRALTHE is encoded by the coding sequence GTGCCCCCTCTCTTCCCGGCCCTGACCGAAGCCCCGGCCGACCGGCCCGCCCTGAGGTTCGGCGAGCGCTCACTGACGTACGGAGAACTCGCCGCCGCGGCCGGCGCCCTCACCGGTCGTATCGGCGAGGCCAGGCGGGTCGCCGTCTGGGCGACGCCCACGATGGAGACCGCCGTCGCGGTCGTCGCCGCCCTGCTGGCCGGCATCCCCGCCGTACCGCTCAACCCCAAGTCGGGCGAGAAGGAACTCGGCCACATCCTGTCCGACAGCGCCCCCGACCTGGTGCTCACGGCCCCGGAGGACCAACTCCCCTCCCCGGTACGGGACCTGCCCCGCCTCGACGTGGACGTAGACATCGACCTACACGGCACCGGCCCCGCCCCCGCTGCCGTCGAGAAGCACGCCGATGACACCGCCCCGGCCCTGATCGTCTACACCTCCGGCACCACCGGCCCGCCCAAGGGCGCCGTCATCCCACGCCGGGCGATCTCCTCGACCCTGGACGCGCTGGCCGACGCCTGGCAGTGGAGCGGGGACGACGTCCTCGTCCACGGACTGCCGCTGTTCCACGTCCACGGCCTGGTCCTGGGCACGCTCGGCCCGCTGCGGCGCGGCGGGTCGGTCCGGCACCTGGGCCGGTTCAGCACCCAGGGCGTGGCCCGCGAGCTGGCCGGCGGGGCGACGATGCTGTTCGGCGTGCCGACGATGTACCACCGGATCGCGGAGGCGGTGACGAGTGACCCGGATCTGGTGAAGGCCCTGACGGGGGCGCGGCTGCTGGTCTCCGGTTCGGCCGCGCTGCCCGTGCACGACCACGGTCGGATCGCGACGGCGACGGGACGGCGGGTGATCGAGCGCTACGGCATGACGGAGACGCTGATGAACACCAGCGTCCGCGCCGACGGCGAGGCCCGCCCGGGCACGGTCGGGGTGCCGCTGCCGGGCGTGGAGCTGCGGCTGGTCGAGGAGGACGGCTCGGAGGTCGGCGCGTACGACGGGGAGACCGTCGGCGAGATCCAGGTGCGCGGCCCGAACCTGTTCACCGAGTACCTCAACCGGCCCGACGCCACCGCCGCCGCCTTCACCTCCGACGGATGGTTCCGCACGGGCGACATGGCGGTGCGCGACCCCGACGGCTATGTGCGGATCGTCGGCCGCAAGGCCACCGACCTGATCAAGAGCGGCGGTTACAAGATCGGGGCCGGTGAGATCGAGAACGCGCTCCTCGAACACCCCGGGGTGCGGGAGGCGGCGGTGACCGGGGAGCCGGACCCCGACCTGGGCGAGCGGATCGTGGCGTGGATCGTGCCCGCCGATCCCCAGTCGCCGCCCGCCCTGGCCGAGTTGGCCGACCATGTGGCCCAGCGCCTCGCACCGCACAAGCGCCCCCGGGTCGTGCACCATCTGAACGCGCTGCCCCGCAACGACATGGGGAAGATCATGAAGCGGGCGCTGACCCATGAGTGA